The Parasteatoda tepidariorum isolate YZ-2023 chromosome X2, CAS_Ptep_4.0, whole genome shotgun sequence genome includes a region encoding these proteins:
- the LOC107440651 gene encoding uncharacterized protein produces the protein MDFNWFFRNGRYRSDQPNFFSEENDIGDSPHEEGINSSDVPFMEPFGNMDDTARGLFQHMEDMLNNMFSSSFVPFGSIKLEESTPNDPRSMMLKDPDCKRSEENHDVKFSDVIIPDHFTDSDIDEHVARHGLILDDNKSERQTPKLFSYKKFSSIRTVHLPDGTVEEHRKCTDSQGNVTTTIRRSIGDQSYEVTTHADNQGIKEKEENLTNLDESEISDFEQRWLNMKNRKLPIQEPRSDLVLPKSAPAGDPSYLSIFKKFFGL, from the exons ATGGATTTCAACTGGTTTTTTAGAAATGGCCGTTATCGGTCAGATCAACCTAATTT TTTCTCTGAGGAAAATGACATAGGAGATAGTCCACATGAAGAGGGAATAAACTCCTCTGATGTCCCCTTTATGGAACCATTTGGAAATATGGATGACACAGCACGTGGGTTGTTTCAACATATGGAAGACATGctaaataatatgttttcttCATCTTTTGTACCTTTCG GATCTATAAAGCTTGAAGAAAGCACTCCAAATGATCCTCGTTCTATGATGCTTAAAGATCCTGATTGTAAAAGATCTGAGGAAAATCAt GATGTCAAGTTTTCTGATGTGATAATTCCTGATCATTTTACTGACAGtg ACATTGATGAACATGTTGCAAGACATGGATTGATTTTAGATGATAATAAATCAGAGCGTCAAACCCCTAagcttttttcatataaaaagttttcttctatAAGAACTGTTCATTTACCTGATGgc ACTGTTGAAGAGCACAGAAAATGTACTGATAGTCAAGGAAATGTTACTACAACAATCCGTAGGTCTATTGGAGATCAGAGCTATGAAGTTACTACTCATGCAGATAATCAgggtataaaagaaaaagaagaaaacttgaCAAATTTGGATGAAA gtgAAATATCAGATTTTGAGCAGCGATGGTTAAATATGAAGAACAGAAAACTGCCAATTCAAGAACCAAGATCAGATTTAGTATTACCTAAATCTGCACCAGCTGGAGATCCTTCCTATTTATccattttcaagaaattcttTGGGCTCTAA